One Pseudomonas brassicacearum genomic region harbors:
- a CDS encoding ABC transporter permease translates to MDIDLLSNIFYAMVRCGTPLLLVALGELVCEKSGVLNLGQEGMMLFGAVIGFIVAFNSGNLWLGVLLAMAAGMLLSALFAWVALVFNANQVATGLALTIFGVGLSSFVGAAWVGKPLAGFEPLAIPYLSDIPLIGRMLFAQDLLVYLSFTLFALVAWVIVKSRAGLIIQAVGENPDAASAMGLPVLRVRTLAVLFGGAMAGLAGAYLSLAYTPMWAENMSAGRGWIALALVVFASWRVWRLLLGAYLFGLASILHLVAQGLGLAIPSSLLAMLPYAATIVVLVLLSRDAVRTRLYAPVSLGQPWQAGH, encoded by the coding sequence ATGGATATCGACCTGTTGAGCAACATTTTCTACGCCATGGTCCGCTGCGGCACACCCTTGCTGCTAGTGGCCCTGGGTGAACTGGTCTGCGAGAAAAGCGGCGTCCTGAACCTGGGCCAGGAAGGCATGATGCTGTTCGGCGCGGTGATCGGTTTTATCGTCGCCTTCAACAGCGGCAACCTGTGGCTGGGGGTGCTGTTGGCAATGGCCGCCGGGATGCTGCTGTCGGCGCTGTTCGCATGGGTGGCGCTGGTGTTCAACGCCAATCAGGTGGCCACCGGGTTGGCGCTGACGATTTTCGGCGTGGGCCTGTCGAGCTTTGTCGGGGCGGCCTGGGTCGGCAAGCCGCTGGCGGGGTTCGAGCCGCTGGCGATCCCCTATTTGAGTGACATCCCGCTGATCGGGCGGATGCTGTTTGCCCAGGACCTGCTGGTTTACCTGTCCTTCACGCTGTTTGCCCTGGTGGCGTGGGTGATCGTGAAAAGCCGCGCCGGGTTGATCATCCAGGCTGTCGGCGAGAACCCCGACGCCGCCAGTGCCATGGGCCTGCCGGTGTTGCGCGTGCGAACCCTGGCGGTGCTGTTCGGCGGCGCCATGGCGGGGTTGGCCGGTGCTTACCTGTCGTTGGCCTACACGCCGATGTGGGCCGAGAACATGAGCGCCGGGCGCGGCTGGATCGCCCTGGCCCTGGTGGTCTTCGCCAGTTGGCGGGTCTGGCGCCTGCTGCTGGGCGCCTATCTGTTTGGCCTCGCCAGCATCCTGCACCTGGTGGCCCAGGGCTTGGGGCTGGCGATTCCATCGAGTTTGCTGGCGATGCTGCCGTATGCCGCGACCATCGTGGTGCTGGTGCTGCTGTCCCGGGATGCCGTGCGCACACGCTTGTATGCACCGGTTTCACTGGGGCAGCCTTGGCAGGCGGGGCATTGA
- a CDS encoding SDR family oxidoreductase: MNSAKNALIIGASRGLGLGLVKTLLSDGWNVIATVRNPQNAEALKALGPVRIEKLDMDDQQAVIALSQQLKGETFDLLFVNAGVKGPDNQSPGGATLAEVGQLFFTNAVAPINLAQRFVGQIRDGSGVLAFMSSVLGSVTMPDAPELALYKASKAALNSMTNSFVSQLDEQTLTVLSLHPGWVKTDMGGEGADIDVETSTRGLIDQVNAFAGKGGHHFVNYKGETIPW, translated from the coding sequence ATGAATTCGGCAAAAAACGCATTGATCATCGGCGCCTCCCGCGGCTTGGGCCTCGGTCTGGTGAAGACGTTGCTCAGCGACGGCTGGAACGTGATTGCCACCGTGCGCAACCCGCAGAACGCAGAGGCGTTGAAAGCGCTGGGCCCGGTGCGAATCGAAAAGCTCGACATGGACGACCAGCAAGCCGTCATCGCCCTGAGCCAACAGCTCAAGGGTGAAACCTTCGACCTGCTGTTCGTCAATGCCGGCGTCAAAGGCCCCGACAACCAGAGCCCAGGGGGCGCGACGCTGGCCGAGGTCGGCCAGTTGTTCTTCACCAACGCCGTCGCGCCGATCAACCTGGCCCAGCGCTTCGTCGGCCAGATCCGCGACGGCAGCGGCGTGTTGGCGTTCATGAGCTCGGTGCTCGGCAGCGTGACCATGCCCGACGCCCCGGAACTGGCGCTGTACAAGGCAAGCAAGGCTGCGCTCAACTCCATGACCAACAGTTTCGTCAGCCAACTGGATGAACAGACGTTGACCGTGCTGTCGCTGCACCCGGGCTGGGTCAAGACGGACATGGGCGGTGAAGGGGCGGACATTGATGTCGAAACCAGTACCCGTGGGTTGATTGACCAGGTCAACGCCTTCGCCGGCAAGGGCGGGCATCACTTCGTCAACTACAAGGGCGAAACGATTCCCTGGTAA
- a CDS encoding IMPACT family protein gives MPFTLAGFCEYREEIRKSRFITFAAPITSPADAQAFIEQHSDLNASHNCWAWKLGDQYRSNDDGEPGGTAGRPILAAIEAQACDQVAVLVIRWYGGIQLGTGGLARAYGGGANKCLQNADKIELISRVALRCTCGFAELALVKLRVAERGGLVNDETFTANGVDLQIAVGEAQIEALQKQLADLSRGRILLAR, from the coding sequence ATGCCCTTTACCCTTGCCGGCTTTTGCGAATACCGTGAAGAAATTCGCAAAAGCCGCTTCATCACCTTCGCCGCGCCCATCACCAGCCCCGCCGACGCCCAGGCTTTTATCGAACAGCACAGCGACCTCAACGCCTCGCACAATTGCTGGGCCTGGAAACTCGGCGATCAATACCGCAGCAACGACGATGGCGAGCCGGGTGGCACCGCCGGACGCCCGATCCTGGCAGCCATCGAAGCGCAAGCCTGCGATCAGGTCGCGGTACTGGTGATCCGTTGGTACGGCGGCATTCAACTGGGCACCGGCGGGCTGGCCCGGGCCTATGGTGGCGGCGCGAACAAATGCCTGCAAAACGCCGATAAAATTGAATTGATCAGCCGCGTGGCGCTGCGCTGTACCTGCGGGTTTGCGGAACTGGCCCTGGTGAAATTGCGGGTTGCCGAACGAGGCGGGCTGGTGAACGACGAAACCTTCACAGCCAATGGAGTGGACTTGCAGATAGCCGTGGGTGAGGCGCAAATAGAAGCCCTGCAGAAGCAATTGGCCGACCTGAGCCGTGGACGGATTCTGTTAGCGCGCTGA
- a CDS encoding 8-oxoguanine deaminase, which yields MPATRTWLKNPLAIFTANDLDARGGLVLQDGVIVELLRPGQQPVQPCNNIFDAREHVVLPGLINTHHHFYQTLTRAWAPVVNQPLFPWLKTLYPVWARLTPEKLALASKVALAELLLSGCTTAADHHYLFPEGLENAIDVQVHSVRELGMRAMLTRGSMSLGEADGGLPPQQTVQQGQVILDDSQRLISQYHERGDGARIQIALAPCSPFSVTPEIMRASAELAEQLDVRLHTHLAETLDEEDFCLQRFGLRTVDYLDSVGWLGPRTWLAHGIHFNPDEIARLGAAGTGICHCPSSNMRLASGICPTLDLTAAGAPLGLGVDGSASNDASNMILETRQALYLQRLRYGAQAITPERVLGWATRGSAQLLGRSDIGELAVGKQADLALFKLDELRFSGSHDPISALLLCGADRADRVMIGGQWRVIDGQVEGLDLKGLIADHSQAARELIAGI from the coding sequence ATGCCTGCGACCCGTACCTGGTTAAAGAATCCCCTCGCCATTTTCACCGCCAACGACCTCGATGCCCGTGGTGGTCTCGTCCTGCAGGACGGCGTGATCGTCGAATTGCTGCGCCCCGGCCAGCAGCCCGTCCAGCCTTGCAACAACATCTTCGACGCGCGTGAACATGTGGTCCTGCCGGGGCTGATCAATACCCATCACCACTTCTATCAAACCCTGACCCGGGCCTGGGCACCGGTGGTGAACCAGCCGTTGTTCCCGTGGCTGAAAACCCTCTACCCGGTTTGGGCGCGGCTGACTCCGGAAAAACTTGCCCTGGCGAGCAAAGTGGCCTTGGCCGAGTTGCTGCTGTCGGGCTGCACCACGGCCGCCGACCATCATTACCTGTTTCCCGAAGGCCTGGAAAATGCCATCGACGTGCAGGTGCACAGTGTTCGTGAGCTAGGCATGCGCGCGATGCTGACCCGCGGCTCCATGAGCCTGGGCGAAGCCGACGGGGGCTTGCCGCCGCAGCAGACCGTGCAGCAGGGCCAAGTGATTCTCGACGACAGCCAGCGGTTGATCAGCCAATACCATGAGCGCGGTGACGGCGCCCGGATCCAGATTGCCCTGGCGCCCTGCTCGCCGTTTTCGGTCACGCCCGAGATCATGCGCGCCAGCGCCGAACTGGCTGAACAACTCGACGTACGTTTGCACACGCACCTGGCCGAGACCCTCGATGAAGAGGACTTTTGCCTGCAACGCTTCGGCCTGCGCACTGTGGATTACCTGGACAGCGTCGGCTGGCTCGGCCCGCGCACCTGGCTGGCCCACGGCATTCATTTCAACCCGGATGAAATCGCCCGCCTCGGCGCCGCCGGCACTGGTATTTGCCATTGCCCCAGCTCCAACATGCGCCTGGCCTCGGGCATCTGCCCGACCCTGGACCTGACCGCCGCCGGCGCACCGCTGGGCTTGGGCGTGGACGGTTCGGCCTCCAACGACGCCTCGAACATGATCCTCGAAACCCGTCAGGCGTTGTACCTCCAGCGCCTGCGCTATGGCGCGCAAGCGATCACGCCGGAGCGCGTACTGGGCTGGGCGACCCGGGGTTCGGCCCAGTTGCTGGGGCGCAGTGACATCGGCGAACTGGCGGTGGGCAAGCAGGCTGACCTGGCGCTGTTCAAGCTCGATGAGCTGCGCTTCTCCGGCAGCCACGACCCGATCTCGGCCCTGCTGCTGTGCGGGGCGGACCGGGCGGATCGGGTGATGATCGGCGGGCAATGGCGAGTGATCGACGGGCAGGTCGAGGGGTTGGACTTGAAAGGTCTGATTGCCGATCACAGCCAGGCGGCGCGGGAGTTGATCGCCGGCATCTAA
- a CDS encoding ABC transporter permease → MLLSLEPRGQQSRLMLWCSPLLAAVLTLGSGSLLFIALGHDPLQTLYTLLIAPISDLYGVSEWLVKTLPILLCALGLAVAYQARIWNIGAEGQLLLGALAGSALAVNIIGVQSRWALVLILLTGTLAGAAWAGLTAWLRTRFNANEILTSIMLNYIALNLLLFCVHGPLKDPAGFNFPESAMFGEASRLPLLLEDGRVHAGLYFALLALVAVWVLLQKSFVGFQIKVLGLDARAAGFAGFRQKPLVWLALVISGALAGLAGVCEVTGPIGQLVPQVSPGYGYAAITVAFLGRLNPIGILFSSLLMALLYIGGESAQMSLNLPQAITQLFQGMMLFFLLACDVLILYRPRLNLRWTRRTRTTAVQAGAL, encoded by the coding sequence ATGCTGCTTTCTCTCGAACCTCGCGGCCAGCAATCACGCCTGATGCTCTGGTGCTCACCGCTACTGGCGGCCGTATTGACCTTGGGCAGTGGCTCGCTGCTCTTTATCGCCCTGGGTCATGACCCGTTGCAAACGTTGTACACCTTGTTGATCGCGCCGATCAGCGACCTCTACGGGGTGTCCGAGTGGCTGGTCAAGACCTTGCCGATCCTACTCTGCGCCCTCGGTCTGGCAGTGGCCTATCAGGCGCGAATCTGGAACATCGGCGCCGAAGGCCAACTGTTGTTGGGTGCCCTGGCCGGCAGCGCTCTCGCCGTGAACATCATCGGTGTGCAAAGCCGCTGGGCGCTGGTGCTGATTCTACTGACCGGGACCTTGGCCGGTGCGGCCTGGGCCGGACTCACGGCGTGGCTGCGCACGCGCTTCAATGCCAATGAAATCCTCACCAGCATCATGCTCAACTACATCGCCCTGAACCTGCTGCTGTTTTGCGTTCATGGGCCGTTGAAGGACCCGGCGGGTTTCAACTTCCCGGAATCGGCGATGTTCGGCGAGGCCAGTCGCCTGCCGTTGCTGCTGGAAGATGGGCGGGTCCATGCCGGGTTGTACTTCGCCTTGCTGGCGCTGGTAGCGGTGTGGGTCTTGCTGCAGAAAAGTTTTGTCGGCTTTCAAATCAAAGTGCTGGGCCTCGACGCACGCGCCGCCGGTTTCGCCGGGTTTCGCCAGAAACCGCTGGTGTGGCTGGCGCTGGTGATCAGCGGGGCGCTGGCCGGGCTGGCCGGTGTCTGTGAAGTGACCGGGCCGATCGGCCAACTGGTGCCGCAGGTGTCGCCGGGCTATGGCTACGCGGCGATAACCGTGGCGTTCCTGGGCCGCCTCAATCCCATCGGCATTCTGTTTTCCAGCCTGTTGATGGCGTTGCTGTACATCGGCGGCGAGAGCGCGCAGATGTCGCTCAACCTGCCCCAGGCAATCACCCAACTGTTCCAGGGGATGATGCTGTTTTTCCTGCTGGCCTGTGACGTACTGATCCTGTACCGGCCACGCCTGAACCTGCGCTGGACCCGGCGCACCCGGACCACCGCCGTACAAGCAGGAGCGCTGTAA
- a CDS encoding calcium:proton antiporter: MLTLIKQEKLLLLALIAACIAYPLEHWLLGNGQLVALISGLVLIGFIVAASMRVAHHAELLAEKVGDPYGTMILTLSAVLVEVVILAIMMSNEASSTLVRDTIYSAVMLDINGILGLAALMGGIKHGEQAYNDDSARTYSVMILTAMGVSMVVPEFIPQQNWKMYSAFTIGAMIVLYTLFLRMQVGPHSYFFSYSYPEKRRKKEPVENEPKPISLTFSISALVFGVVVIGALAEVMSKAIDLGLEGSGAPPVVTAILVAAISAAPEILTALRAALANRMQSVVNIALGASLSTVILTVPVMEAMALYTGQPFQMAMTPVQTVMIFITLIVSAINLNDGETNAIEGMTHFVLFATFIMLSLLGL; encoded by the coding sequence ATGCTCACTTTGATCAAGCAAGAAAAACTGCTGTTGCTGGCGCTGATCGCCGCGTGTATCGCCTATCCGCTGGAACATTGGCTATTGGGCAACGGGCAACTGGTCGCGTTGATCAGCGGCCTGGTGCTAATCGGCTTCATTGTCGCGGCCTCCATGCGCGTGGCCCATCACGCTGAACTGCTCGCGGAAAAAGTCGGTGATCCTTACGGCACCATGATCCTGACCTTGTCGGCGGTGCTGGTAGAAGTGGTGATCCTGGCGATCATGATGAGCAACGAAGCGTCGTCGACATTGGTGCGGGACACGATCTACTCGGCGGTGATGCTCGACATCAACGGCATTCTCGGGCTCGCGGCGTTGATGGGCGGGATCAAGCATGGCGAGCAGGCCTACAACGATGATTCGGCGCGTACCTACAGCGTGATGATCCTCACCGCCATGGGCGTGTCGATGGTGGTGCCGGAGTTTATCCCCCAGCAGAACTGGAAAATGTATTCGGCCTTTACCATCGGCGCGATGATCGTGTTGTACACCTTATTCCTGCGCATGCAGGTGGGGCCTCACAGCTATTTTTTCAGCTACAGCTACCCGGAAAAACGCCGCAAGAAAGAGCCGGTGGAAAACGAGCCGAAACCCATCAGCCTGACGTTCTCCATCAGTGCGCTGGTGTTTGGCGTGGTGGTGATCGGTGCCCTGGCCGAGGTCATGTCCAAGGCCATCGACCTGGGCCTGGAAGGCTCGGGGGCGCCGCCGGTGGTCACGGCGATCCTGGTGGCTGCTATCTCTGCCGCACCGGAAATTCTCACCGCCCTGCGCGCCGCCCTGGCCAATCGCATGCAGTCGGTGGTGAACATCGCGCTGGGGGCTTCGCTATCGACCGTGATCCTGACGGTGCCCGTGATGGAAGCCATGGCCCTCTACACTGGCCAGCCGTTTCAGATGGCAATGACCCCAGTGCAGACGGTGATGATCTTCATCACCTTGATCGTCAGCGCCATCAACCTTAACGATGGCGAAACCAACGCCATCGAAGGCATGACCCACTTTGTGTTGTTTGCGACGTTTATTATGTTGTCGTTGTTGGGTCTTTAA
- a CDS encoding BMP family ABC transporter substrate-binding protein, translating to MHKRPLKKLLCAVVAAVGLGAGLNASAADPLKVGFVYIGPIGDHGWTYQHEQGRKELTAKLGDRITTNYVENVPEGADAERVIRNMAKDNYDLIFTTSFGYMNPTLKVAKQFPKVTFEHATGYKQDKNLGTYLARTYEGRYVGGFLAAKMTKTKKIGYVASFPIPEVIRDINAIQLALNKYNPGTEIKVVWVNSWFDPGKEADAANALIDQGVDVVFQHTDSPAPIQAAERRGVYAVGYASDMAHFGPKAVLTSIVNDWGPHYIQATQSVLDHNWKSQDYWGGLKEGTVKLPISDLVPAAVKGEAEQIIADIESGAFHPFTGPIKDQAGIEKIPAGTSATNAQLASMNYYVEGMKAEIPK from the coding sequence ATGCACAAACGCCCCTTGAAGAAGTTGCTTTGCGCCGTCGTCGCAGCCGTCGGCCTGGGTGCCGGCCTGAATGCCAGTGCCGCCGACCCGCTGAAGGTCGGCTTCGTCTACATCGGCCCGATCGGCGACCACGGCTGGACCTATCAGCACGAGCAAGGGCGTAAGGAACTGACGGCGAAACTCGGCGACCGGATCACCACCAACTACGTGGAAAACGTGCCGGAAGGGGCGGACGCCGAGCGGGTGATCCGCAACATGGCCAAGGACAACTACGACCTGATTTTCACCACCTCCTTTGGCTACATGAACCCGACACTGAAGGTCGCCAAGCAATTTCCCAAGGTGACTTTCGAACACGCCACCGGCTACAAACAGGACAAGAACCTGGGCACCTACCTGGCTCGCACTTACGAGGGCCGCTACGTTGGGGGGTTCCTTGCGGCCAAGATGACCAAGACTAAGAAAATCGGCTACGTCGCGTCTTTCCCGATCCCCGAAGTCATCCGCGACATCAACGCCATCCAGCTGGCCCTGAACAAATACAACCCGGGCACCGAGATCAAAGTGGTGTGGGTCAATTCCTGGTTCGACCCGGGCAAGGAAGCCGACGCCGCCAACGCCCTGATCGACCAGGGCGTGGATGTGGTGTTCCAGCACACTGACAGCCCGGCGCCGATCCAGGCCGCCGAGCGACGCGGCGTCTACGCGGTCGGCTACGCTTCGGACATGGCTCACTTCGGTCCCAAGGCCGTGCTGACGTCAATCGTCAATGACTGGGGCCCGCACTACATCCAAGCGACCCAAAGCGTGCTCGACCACAACTGGAAATCCCAGGATTACTGGGGCGGCCTGAAGGAAGGCACCGTGAAGCTACCGATCAGCGACCTGGTGCCGGCAGCAGTCAAGGGCGAAGCCGAGCAGATCATCGCCGACATCGAGAGCGGCGCGTTCCATCCGTTCACCGGGCCGATCAAGGACCAGGCCGGGATCGAGAAAATCCCGGCGGGCACGAGCGCCACCAACGCGCAGCTGGCGTCGATGAATTACTACGTCGAAGGCATGAAGGCTGAGATTCCCAAATAA
- a CDS encoding ABC transporter ATP-binding protein has protein sequence MSDTNSVPRLQLRKISKRYPGCLANDAIDLSIQPGEIHALLGENGAGKSTLMKIIYGVTPADSGEVIWQGQRISLRNPAQARSLGIGMVFQHFSLFETLTVAQNIALAMGAAAGTPAHLEPRIREVSRRYGMALEPQRLVHSLSIGERQRVEIIRCLMQDIRLLILDEPTSVLTPQEADDLFVTLRRLAGEGCSILFISHKLAEVRALCHSATVLRGGRVSGHCTPAQCSDRELAQLMVGESAGLIADYPKVSADKAFLEINKLSWHNPDPFGCSLRDIDLEVRSGEIVGVAGVAGNGQDEWLALLSGETQLPRQQGETIRFDGQPVAHLRPDARRRLGLAFVPAERLGHGAVPQLSLADNALLSAFQQGLVSHGLIRRRKVERLAEEIIRRFGVKTPDTQTPARSLSGGNLQKFILGREILQQPKLLVAAHPTWGVDVGAAATIHRALIALRDAGAAILVISEDLDELFQISDRLAALCAGRLSVLKPTVETRLSDVGGWMAGQFDTSPSPAPASV, from the coding sequence ATGTCCGACACCAATTCCGTCCCACGCCTGCAGTTGCGCAAGATCAGCAAACGCTACCCCGGCTGCCTGGCGAACGACGCCATCGACCTGAGCATCCAGCCCGGAGAGATCCACGCCTTGCTCGGGGAAAACGGTGCGGGCAAAAGCACCCTGATGAAAATTATCTACGGCGTCACCCCGGCGGATTCGGGCGAAGTGATCTGGCAAGGCCAGCGGATCAGCCTGCGCAATCCAGCCCAGGCCCGCAGCCTGGGGATCGGCATGGTGTTCCAGCATTTCTCGCTGTTCGAAACCCTCACTGTTGCGCAGAACATTGCCCTGGCGATGGGAGCGGCGGCCGGTACGCCGGCTCACCTGGAACCCAGGATCCGTGAAGTTTCCCGCCGCTACGGCATGGCGCTGGAGCCGCAGCGGCTGGTCCACAGCCTGTCAATTGGCGAGCGGCAGCGAGTCGAGATCATTCGCTGCCTGATGCAGGACATTCGACTGCTGATTCTTGATGAGCCCACCTCGGTGCTCACTCCCCAGGAAGCCGACGACCTGTTCGTGACCCTGCGTCGCCTGGCAGGCGAAGGCTGCAGTATTTTGTTTATCAGCCACAAGTTGGCCGAGGTTCGGGCGTTGTGTCACAGCGCCACGGTGCTGCGTGGCGGGCGGGTGTCGGGGCACTGCACACCGGCACAATGCTCGGACCGTGAATTGGCGCAGTTGATGGTCGGTGAGAGCGCCGGACTGATCGCCGACTACCCCAAGGTCAGCGCAGACAAAGCGTTCCTTGAGATCAACAAACTGTCATGGCACAACCCGGACCCGTTCGGCTGCTCGCTGCGGGATATCGACCTGGAGGTGCGCAGCGGCGAAATCGTCGGCGTCGCCGGCGTGGCGGGTAACGGCCAGGACGAGTGGCTGGCGTTGCTCAGCGGAGAAACGCAACTTCCCCGCCAGCAAGGCGAAACCATCCGATTCGACGGGCAACCCGTGGCTCATCTGCGCCCCGATGCCCGTCGCCGGCTCGGGCTGGCCTTCGTTCCCGCCGAACGTCTGGGTCACGGCGCCGTGCCGCAATTGAGCCTGGCAGACAATGCCTTGCTCAGCGCCTTCCAGCAGGGTCTGGTCAGCCATGGACTGATTCGACGCCGTAAGGTCGAGCGCTTGGCCGAAGAGATCATCCGCCGCTTTGGCGTGAAGACACCCGACACCCAAACCCCGGCGCGTAGCCTTTCGGGGGGGAACCTGCAGAAATTCATTCTCGGCCGGGAGATCCTTCAGCAACCGAAGCTGCTGGTGGCTGCCCACCCGACCTGGGGCGTGGATGTCGGTGCGGCGGCGACCATTCATCGCGCCTTGATCGCCCTGCGCGATGCCGGCGCGGCGATCCTGGTGATCTCCGAAGACCTCGACGAACTGTTCCAGATCAGCGACCGCCTCGCAGCGTTATGCGCTGGACGACTGTCGGTCTTGAAGCCCACGGTCGAGACCCGACTCAGTGACGTCGGCGGCTGGATGGCCGGCCAGTTCGACACGTCCCCATCCCCTGCCCCCGCGTCGGTTTAA
- a CDS encoding MerR family transcriptional regulator, with protein sequence MRIGELAQACAVSRDTLRFYEQRGLIAAQRSANGYRDYPADVVQLVLYIKTAQRLGFTLGEIGASVAALWNAPDPDCAVTQLLQDKLNLIETRMSELDALRHELKQRLGQRCPLNP encoded by the coding sequence ATGCGTATCGGTGAATTAGCCCAAGCCTGCGCCGTCAGCCGTGACACGCTGCGCTTCTACGAACAGCGCGGCCTGATCGCGGCGCAGCGCAGTGCCAATGGCTATCGCGATTACCCCGCCGACGTGGTCCAGCTGGTGCTCTATATCAAGACCGCCCAGCGCCTGGGCTTTACCTTGGGCGAGATCGGCGCCAGCGTCGCCGCCCTGTGGAACGCCCCCGACCCCGACTGCGCGGTGACGCAACTGCTGCAAGACAAACTGAACCTGATCGAAACCCGCATGAGCGAACTCGACGCGTTGCGTCACGAGCTGAAACAACGGCTCGGGCAGCGTTGTCCATTAAATCCGTGA